A genome region from Bifidobacterium coryneforme includes the following:
- the clpB gene encoding ATP-dependent chaperone ClpB yields the protein MEQNFTTMAQEAIGDAIQSASAAGNPQVDVLHLLDSLLRQQSGVVGGLIQAAGGDSKQIGAAVRNALVALPSASGSTASQPQASRQLSMAISQAEKEMQQMGDEYVSTEHLLIAIAEVPGQAADILRQAGLTPEALRKATPDVRGGAKVTSPDAEGTYKALEKYSTDLTAQAKEGKLDPVIGRDQEIRRVMQILSRRTKNNPVLIGEPGVGKTAVVEGLAERIVAGDVPTTLEGKRLISLDLGSMVAGSKYRGEFEERLKAVLNEIKSANGQIITFIDEIHTIVGAGASEGSMDAGNMLKPMLARGELRLIGATTLDEYRENIEKDPALERRFQQVFVGEPTVEDTVAILRGLKQRYEAHHKVTIGDDALVAAATLSNRYISGRQLPDKAIDLVDEAAAHLRMELDSQPEEIDELQRRVTRLEMEEMQLKKADDPASHDRLEKLQGELADSREKLVGLKSRWDQEKAGHNKVGDLRAQLDAKRVEADKATREGDLEKASKILYGEIPGIRKELAEAENAADKAKAAADSGGSQPDGADAVGGPAQEPMVPDHVDADSVAEIVSDWTGIPVGRLMEGENEKLLHMEDYLGKRVIGQKEAIRAVADAVRRSRAGISDPDRPTGSFMFLGPTGVGKTELAKALADFLFDDEKAMVRIDMSEYMEKASVSRLIGAAPGYVGYEEGGQLTEAVRRRPYSVVLFDEVEKANPEVFDILLQVLDDGRLTDGQGRTVDFKNTILIMTSNLGSQFLIKDELDQDAKRKAVLDAVQANFKPEFLNRLDELVIFDPLTRDELGGIVDIQVRQVSQRLTDRRITLDVSDSAREWLASMGYDPAFGARPLRRLVQTEVGDQLARMLLSGKVHDGDTVLVDQTGGEHLELTAWPTDTLVDDDVSVGSITTDGDAAPGDGIRGRHAAPDGGQDSAPKD from the coding sequence ATGGAACAGAACTTCACCACCATGGCCCAGGAGGCCATTGGAGATGCTATTCAGTCCGCCTCGGCGGCGGGCAACCCCCAGGTGGATGTGCTTCACCTGCTGGATTCCCTGCTCAGGCAGCAGTCCGGAGTGGTTGGTGGATTGATTCAGGCGGCCGGCGGCGACAGCAAGCAGATAGGGGCCGCTGTCCGCAATGCCCTTGTGGCCCTGCCCTCGGCCAGTGGGTCGACGGCCTCTCAGCCCCAGGCCAGCCGCCAACTGAGCATGGCAATCAGCCAGGCCGAGAAGGAGATGCAGCAGATGGGGGACGAATACGTCTCCACCGAGCACCTGCTCATCGCCATCGCGGAGGTGCCCGGTCAGGCCGCGGACATCCTGCGTCAGGCGGGTCTCACGCCTGAGGCCCTGCGCAAGGCGACGCCCGATGTGCGCGGTGGCGCCAAGGTGACCAGCCCCGATGCCGAGGGCACATACAAGGCCTTGGAGAAGTACTCGACCGACCTGACGGCCCAGGCCAAGGAGGGGAAGCTGGACCCGGTGATTGGTCGGGACCAGGAGATTCGTCGCGTCATGCAGATCCTGTCGAGGCGTACCAAGAACAATCCTGTTCTGATTGGTGAACCCGGCGTGGGCAAGACCGCCGTCGTCGAGGGCCTGGCCGAGCGGATTGTGGCCGGTGATGTTCCTACCACTTTGGAAGGCAAGAGGTTGATTTCGCTCGACCTCGGCTCCATGGTGGCCGGCAGCAAGTACCGTGGCGAGTTCGAGGAGCGTCTCAAGGCGGTCCTGAATGAAATCAAGAGTGCGAACGGGCAGATCATCACCTTTATCGATGAGATTCACACCATCGTCGGAGCCGGCGCCAGCGAGGGCTCCATGGACGCCGGCAATATGCTCAAGCCCATGTTGGCCAGGGGCGAGCTCCGTCTGATTGGGGCCACTACCCTGGATGAGTACCGCGAGAACATCGAGAAGGATCCCGCTCTGGAGCGTCGCTTCCAGCAGGTCTTCGTGGGTGAACCCACCGTGGAGGATACGGTGGCCATCCTGCGTGGTCTGAAGCAGCGGTATGAGGCCCACCATAAGGTGACCATCGGTGACGATGCCCTGGTGGCGGCCGCCACCCTGTCGAACAGGTACATCTCCGGCCGCCAGCTTCCCGACAAGGCCATCGACCTGGTCGACGAGGCCGCCGCCCATCTGAGGATGGAGCTGGATTCGCAGCCCGAGGAGATCGACGAGCTGCAGCGGAGGGTCACCCGCCTCGAAATGGAGGAGATGCAGCTGAAGAAGGCCGACGATCCGGCATCCCATGACCGCTTGGAAAAGCTCCAGGGCGAGCTGGCCGACTCCCGCGAAAAGCTGGTCGGGCTCAAGAGTCGCTGGGACCAGGAGAAGGCCGGGCACAACAAGGTTGGCGACCTCCGTGCACAGTTGGATGCCAAGAGGGTGGAGGCGGACAAGGCCACCCGCGAAGGCGATCTGGAGAAGGCCTCCAAGATTCTGTACGGTGAGATTCCCGGTATTCGTAAGGAGCTTGCCGAGGCGGAGAATGCCGCGGACAAGGCCAAGGCCGCTGCCGATTCGGGGGGATCTCAACCGGACGGGGCGGACGCCGTCGGTGGTCCGGCGCAAGAGCCCATGGTTCCCGACCATGTGGATGCCGATTCGGTGGCCGAGATCGTTTCCGACTGGACCGGTATTCCCGTGGGCAGACTCATGGAGGGCGAGAATGAGAAGCTGCTGCACATGGAGGACTACCTGGGCAAGAGGGTAATCGGGCAGAAGGAGGCCATCCGTGCCGTCGCCGATGCGGTTCGTCGCTCGCGCGCCGGCATATCGGACCCCGACCGTCCGACCGGGTCCTTCATGTTCCTCGGACCGACCGGTGTGGGCAAGACCGAGCTGGCCAAGGCCCTGGCCGACTTCCTCTTCGATGATGAGAAGGCCATGGTCCGTATCGACATGTCCGAGTACATGGAGAAGGCCTCCGTTTCCCGTCTGATAGGCGCGGCCCCGGGCTACGTCGGTTATGAGGAGGGTGGCCAGCTGACTGAGGCGGTTCGCCGCCGGCCATACTCGGTGGTCCTCTTCGACGAGGTGGAAAAGGCCAACCCCGAAGTCTTCGACATTCTCCTGCAGGTCTTGGATGACGGTCGCCTGACCGATGGCCAGGGGCGGACCGTGGACTTCAAGAACACGATTCTGATCATGACCTCCAACCTGGGTTCCCAGTTCCTGATCAAGGATGAGCTGGACCAGGATGCCAAGCGGAAGGCGGTCTTGGATGCGGTCCAGGCCAACTTCAAGCCCGAGTTCCTGAATCGATTGGATGAGTTGGTCATCTTCGACCCGCTCACCCGTGATGAGTTGGGTGGCATCGTGGATATCCAGGTCAGGCAGGTCTCACAGCGTCTGACCGACCGCAGAATCACCCTTGATGTATCCGACTCGGCCAGGGAGTGGCTCGCCAGCATGGGGTATGACCCTGCTTTCGGCGCCCGCCCGCTGCGCAGGCTGGTCCAGACCGAGGTAGGGGACCAGCTGGCGCGGATGCTTCTGTCCGGCAAGGTCCACGACGGCGACACCGTACTGGTTGACCAGACCGGTGGTGAGCACCTGGAGCTGACCGCCTGGCCCACCGATACCCTGGTGGATGATGATGTGAGCGTCGGCAGCATCACCACCGACGGGGACGCTGCTCCCGGGGACGGGATCCGTGGTAGGCACGCCGCGCCCGATGGGGGTCAGGACTCCGCACCGAAAGACTGA
- a CDS encoding YggS family pyridoxal phosphate-dependent enzyme, producing the protein MVAYMDHKDLSNRIISQERTVQIADGVKKVAERIAKAEEAAGRREGSVALLAATKTRDVGEIMAAIDAGIHLIGENRPQEVTAKAEGLIESCRERGLRLGGDSSGSQTVGFHLIGQLQSNKINKVLPYVDTVESVDGLELARKVASRAQAKGLVKGIFLEVNESGEEAKSGCGPDQALDLAYELAGMEGIRLDGLMTIGAHVDDEVTIRQGFSHLRGLRDTIRSSGEPGADSCTALSMGMTGDLDYAVAEGSTIVRVGTAIFGQRAFI; encoded by the coding sequence ATGGTCGCTTATATGGACCACAAGGATTTGTCTAATCGGATCATCAGCCAGGAACGGACCGTGCAGATTGCCGACGGGGTCAAGAAGGTGGCTGAGCGAATCGCCAAGGCGGAAGAAGCGGCGGGGCGGCGCGAGGGGTCGGTCGCACTCCTGGCGGCCACCAAGACCCGGGATGTGGGCGAAATCATGGCTGCCATCGATGCGGGCATCCATCTGATTGGGGAGAACCGGCCCCAGGAGGTCACGGCCAAGGCCGAGGGGCTGATTGAGTCCTGCCGCGAGAGGGGGCTGCGACTCGGCGGTGATTCGTCCGGCTCACAGACCGTGGGATTCCACCTGATAGGCCAGCTCCAGTCCAATAAGATCAACAAGGTCCTGCCCTATGTCGATACGGTCGAGTCCGTAGACGGTCTGGAGCTTGCGCGGAAGGTAGCCTCCCGTGCCCAGGCCAAGGGCTTGGTCAAGGGCATTTTCCTCGAAGTCAACGAATCGGGCGAGGAAGCCAAGTCGGGCTGTGGCCCCGACCAGGCCCTGGACCTGGCTTACGAGTTGGCAGGCATGGAGGGGATACGGCTGGATGGACTCATGACCATCGGAGCCCATGTGGATGACGAGGTGACGATTCGCCAAGGATTCAGCCACCTGCGAGGCCTACGTGACACCATTCGGTCCTCGGGTGAGCCCGGGGCCGATTCCTGCACCGCTCTTTCCATGGGCATGACGGGCGATCTGGACTATGCAGTGGCCGAAGGGTCCACAATCGTTCGCGTGGGTACCGCCATTTTCGGTCAGCGTGCTTTCATCTGA
- a CDS encoding fumarylacetoacetate hydrolase family protein codes for MRIARFSIGNTPRYAFVQEDKQDGKDYLVELSGYPLTGQQVEPTGKRYALDDENVRLLAPVIPSKIYGAAKNYRAHAAYMAEKGQAVNPEPPERLMVFMKPSTSVIGPDDPIIKPSYSKDMNYEPEVAVVIGRIARKVSEAEAMDYVLGYTCVNDVTLRDLQQDDPMWTRCKGFDTACPLGPWIETDLDYRDARISFRLNGEEVPEASGTTANLIHSIPEQIAFISSFATLLPGDVIMTGTPNASGSLQGRDEATVHVDGIGDLRNVVIDE; via the coding sequence ATGAGAATCGCGCGTTTTTCCATAGGTAATACTCCTCGCTATGCCTTCGTCCAGGAGGACAAGCAGGACGGCAAGGACTATCTGGTTGAGCTGAGCGGGTACCCCCTGACCGGGCAGCAGGTGGAGCCCACGGGTAAGCGTTATGCCCTGGACGACGAGAATGTGCGCCTGCTGGCGCCGGTCATTCCGTCCAAGATATATGGTGCCGCCAAGAACTATCGGGCCCATGCCGCCTATATGGCGGAGAAGGGTCAGGCTGTGAACCCGGAGCCGCCTGAGCGCCTTATGGTCTTCATGAAACCATCCACCTCGGTTATCGGCCCTGATGATCCGATTATCAAGCCCTCCTACAGCAAGGACATGAACTACGAGCCCGAGGTGGCTGTGGTCATAGGGCGTATCGCACGCAAGGTCAGCGAGGCCGAGGCCATGGACTACGTGCTGGGATATACCTGCGTCAATGATGTGACCCTGCGCGACCTCCAGCAGGATGACCCCATGTGGACCCGCTGCAAGGGTTTCGATACCGCCTGCCCGCTCGGTCCCTGGATTGAAACCGATCTGGATTACCGGGATGCGAGGATATCCTTCAGGCTCAACGGCGAGGAGGTGCCCGAGGCCAGCGGCACCACGGCCAATCTGATTCACTCCATCCCCGAGCAGATTGCCTTCATCTCCAGTTTCGCCACCTTGCTTCCGGGTGACGTGATCATGACCGGCACCCCCAACGCGTCAGGTTCCTTGCAGGGGCGGGATGAGGCCACGGTCCACGTTGATGGCATCGGTGACCTGCGCAACGTGGTCATCGACGAGTAA